Proteins encoded by one window of Cloeon dipterum chromosome 4, ieCloDipt1.1, whole genome shotgun sequence:
- the tim gene encoding protein timeless isoform X2, producing MKFRNVQKNVFVLLISAAEEDEDEDTATMEWLLGGPQLQNTGSQLGMQVGNTYRVQDTCLETLVELLAKLSAEDRTLRTFRRALGFSQIIQKDLVPLLIHEKNDVRIIDACIRLLVNLTIPVECLLPMEIMARTDAGRHTIYELNNLLFSAKDAFVEPRSTRSILDFMRKIIDQEEKLSLEQCDGINNCLLLVRNILHIPEQWPMGSPTNTPCSKQNLILWNLFAQGIDKVLIHLMTCTQRGMWSITMVQLIALTYKDQHVGTLQKLLNLWFEASLSESSEDNESNTSPPDQGSGDSSPMLTSDPTSDSSDNSSASTNKSNNMEVGCNNKQHCQRMHTDHIKNPNKMAAELARKAQPAGPAGSGAARGKGGGSKTQHKKDRQHGGESEAQKQTAANQNSEQSSGSPSIASSSSSSGIGSRPSTSTSVAISQPSPGSSNSSGRPPSPVPSTSSSGASSASLQPATPNNNQTKPGVPGVATNPHVKRSCISSSEMSDCGYGTQVENQESVSTSSNEDDLPQNRGMKPVHQKPHNPNKIRQQKPPTSLSNSDKKEWRRKKLVKRSRTNILNVKALMQHTPTDEDISHLLKEFTVDFLLKGYGPLVQELHLQLLSELGMPVDTSHFFWLVTYFLKFASQLELELENIGPVLSSRVVSYLTFEGVNLSEQLQLALMQQEMDLKPCLRRLHLVVTAIREFIQAVETYRKSNHLSPEDKEFLSQLQTEISTMGDLRNLFVLLLRQYNPSMQSKQYLQDLIATNHILLLFLENCCSKGSSFNMTEHIRQFSTPEMMLQYGRLLESFHENGKFVNDCVFTMMHHISGDMNQVGALFQPGILKTFSLIWEQDFEVCDDWSDLIEYVIHKFVNTPRRGHPMLPLSSVGPELKVEEVPPDLPQPPTLEQNLSRWTKEECDILYWYYVQSAQSDDPVDNIRNMFVENGSSSKTRVAIIEQLYTQDIIPHAQYLDLLKQEAVVRLKGLQGQVNESMDVVEISGSSTPSVVQVSSCNLESQEKQQQSSDNIVSLIALLTAESHASQIVWLQSVLLEMCYVKLHYKTLHSTLHSFTMEPVPYHYSLMRQSVPLVPWNLEQSTVLAYPPFVLLLHKLGFHLPGDVGKVFPRIPHFWTAEVLYATALKLGAINTCALKFDPQELNSSTCSASQLMSINEAEETSLPGPSMSTGIHTLPATSAVPFAPMPEGNANWMQLVTKAKRASREQSPSQDLDSSLSKMSISDDDTNTSASDENRNRKSPTDSENQSNI from the exons ATGAAATTCAGAAATgtgcagaaaaatgttttcgtgCTACTCATAAGCGCCGCCGAAGAGGACGAAGATGAGG ACACAGCAACCATGGAGTGGTTGCTCGGTGGGCCCCAACTTCAAAACACCGGTTCCCAACTGGGAATGCAAGTCGGGAACACATACCGCGTTCAGGACACTTGTCTTG AGACGCTGGTGGAATTGTTGGCAAAACTTTCGGCTGAGGATCGCACGTTGCGGACCTTTCGGCGGGCCTTAGGATTCTCACAGATAATTCAGAAGGACTTGGTGCCGCTACTTATACACGAGAAAAACGATGTCAGGATCATTGACGCCTGCATCCGTCTGCTGGTCAACTTGACCATTCCGGTCGAGTGTCTGCTGCCGATGGAGATAATGGCTCGCACAGACGCCGGTCGACACACCATCTACGAGCTCAACAACTTGCTCTTCTCAGCCAAGGACGCTTTTGTCGAACCCAGGTCCACAAGGAGCATCCTCGACTTCATGCGCAAAATCATAGACCAg GAGGAAAAGCTAAGCCTGGAGCAGTGCGACGGCATCAACAACTGCCTGCTGCTGGTACGTAACATTCTGCACATCCCTGAGCAGTGGCCCATGGGCTCCCCTACAAACACACCATGCAGCAAACAGAACCTCATTCTGTGGAACCTGTTCGCCCAGGGCATCGACAAGGTCCTCATTCACCTGATGACCTGCACACAGAGG GGAATGTGGAGCATCACGATGGTCCAGTTGATTGCTCTCACTTACAAAGACCAACATGTAGGCACGCTGCAAAAACTCTTGAATCTCTGGTTCGAGGCATCACTAAGTGAAAGCTCGGAAGACAACGAGAGCAACACTTCTCCTCCA GATCAAGGATCAGGTGACTCTTCCCCGATGCTGACCTCAGATCCAACGTCAGATTCGTCTGACAACAGCTCTGCCAGCACCAACAAGAGCAACAATATGGAAGTCGGTTGCAACAACAAGCAG CATTGCCAGAGGATGCACACCGACCACATCAAAAATCCAAACAAAA TGGCCGCAGAACTAGCACGCAAGGCTCAACCCGCAGGCCCTGCAGGTTCAGGCGCAGCCAGAGGCAAGGGAGGTGGTAGCAAAACTCAGCACAAAAAGGATCGTCAGCACGGAGGAGAATCTGAGGCCCAAAAGCAAACGGCAGCGAACCAAAATTCAGAG CAGTCGAGTGGCAGCCCCAGCATTGCCAGctcgagcagcagcagtggcatCGGCAGCAGACCATCCACATCCACCTCGGTCGCAATTTCGCAGCCCTCTCCTGGTTCCAGCAATTCGAGCGGGAGGCCTCCGTCGCCAGTGCCGTCCACTTCATCGTCTGGTGCGTCTTCCGCCTCTTTGCAGCCAGCCACGCCGAACAACAACCAGACCAAGCCAGGAGTCCCAG gaGTAGCCACGAACCCGCACGTGAAGCGGAGTTGCATCTCCTCGTCTGAAATGTCTGACTGCGGATACGGCACCCAAGTCGAAAACCAAGAGTCCGTTTCTACCTCCAGCAACGAAGACGATCTGCCGCAAAA CAGGGGAATGAAACCGGTGCACCAGAAGCCGCATAATCCAAACAAAATCAGGCAACAAAAGCCGCCAACGTCGCTATCGAACAGCGATAAGAAAGAGTGGCGGCGCAAGAAGCTGGTCAAGCGGTCGCGGACAAATAT ACTGAACGTCAAAGCTCTGATGCAGCACACGCCGACTGACGAGGACATCTCGCACCTACTAAAGGAGTTCACGGTCGACTTCCTGCTCAAGGGCTACGGCCCCTTGGTGCAGGAACTCCACCTCCAGTTGCTCTCCGAGCTGGGCATGCCAGTGGACACATCGCATTTTTTCTGGCTCGTTACGTACTTCCTAAAATTCGCTTCGCAGCTTGAACTCGAGCTTGAGAACATAGG GCCTGTTCTCTCGTCTCGGGTAGTTTCGTACCTTACCTTCGAAGGCGTTAATTTAAGTGAGCAGCTGCAGTTAGCCCTGATGCAACAAGAAATGGATCTCAAACCCTGCCTGCGGAGGCTGCATTTG GTTGTCACCGCGATCCGGGAGTTCATTCAGGCAGTGGAAACCTATCGGAAGTCAAATCACTTGAGTCCAGAAGACAAAGAGTTTCTTTCACAGCTGCAAA CTGAGATCAGTACAATGGGAGATTTGCGCAATTTGTTTGTGCTCCTGCTGAGACAATACAATCCAAGCATGCAGAGCAAACAGTACCTTCAGGACCTGATTGCCACCAATCACATCCTGCTCCTCTTCTTAGAAAACTGCTGCTCGAAAGGCTCGAGCTTTAACATGACCGAGCATATCAGACA attttcCACACCTGAAATGATGCTTCAGTATGGGAGACTACTGGAAAGTTTCCATGAGAACGGCAAATTTGTGAATGACTGCGTATTTACGATGATGCATCACATCTCTGGAGACATGAATCAAGTCGGCGCTCTCTTTCAACCGGGAATACTGAAAACCTTCTCACTCATCTGGGAGCAGGACTTTGAAGTTTGCGAT GACTGGTCAGACTTGATCGAGTATGTGATCCACAAGTTTGTGAACACTCCGCGCAGGGGTCACCCCATGTTGCCACTCAGCAGCGTCGGTCCAGAGCTAAAAGTCGAGGAAGTCCCTCCTGATCTACCTCAACCGCCAACGCTGGAACAAAATTTGAGCAG ATGGACTAAGGAGGAATGTGATATTCTGTACTGGTACTACGTGCAAAGCGCTCAGAGTGACGACCCAGTTGATAACATTCGCAACATGTTTGTTGAGAATGGTTCTTCAAGCAAAACCCGGGTCGCG ATAATTGAGCAGCTTTACACGCAAGATATCATACCGCATGCCCAGTACCTCGACCTCCTGAAGCAGGAAGCAGTCGTAAGACTTAAA GGACTGCAAGGTCAGGTGAATGAGAGCATGGACGTGGTGGAAATCTCCGGGTCCAGTACGCCCTCCGTCGTGCAGGTCAGCTCCTGCAACCTAGAATCACAGGAAAAGCAGCAACAGAGCTCAGACAACATTGTCAGCCTCATCg cTCTGCTCACCGCAGAGAGTCACGCATCGCAGATCGTGTGGCTGCAGTCGGTTTTGCTGGAAATGTGTTACGTGAAGCTGCACTACAAGACCCTGCACTCGACGCTGCACAGCTTCACCATGGAGCCCGTTCCCTACCACTACTCgc TAATGCGCCAGAGTGTGCCGCTGGTGCCGTGGAATCTGGAACAGAGCACCGTGCTGGCGTATCCACCCTTTGTGCTTTTGCTGCACAAGCTGGGCTTCCACCTACCCGGCGACGTTGGCAAGGTGTTTCCAAGGATACCACACTTCTGGACGGCCGAAGTGCTCTACGCCACGGCCCTCAAACTCGGAGCCATCAACACTT GTGCGTTGAAGTTCGACCCGCAGGAGTTGAACTCAAGCACATGCAGTGCTTCGCAGCTGATGTCGATCAACGAAGCCGAGGAGACCAGTTTGCCAGGACCATCGATGAGCACTGGCATTCACACTTTGCCAGCAACCTCAGCAGTTCCGTTCGCACCAAT GCCCGAGGGAAACGCTAATTGGATGCAACTTGTTACGAAGGCAAAGAGGGCGAGTAG GGAGCAATCGCCGTCGCAGGACCTGGACTCGAGCCTCAGCAAAATGTCCATCTCAGACGACGACACCAACACGTCTGCCAGCGACGAGAACCGTAACAGAAAGTCACCAACAGATTCGGAAAATCAGTCTAACATTTAA
- the tim gene encoding protein timeless isoform X7, producing MEWLLGGPQLQNTGSQLGMQVGNTYRVQDTCLETLVELLAKLSAEDRTLRTFRRALGFSQIIQKDLVPLLIHEKNDVRIIDACIRLLVNLTIPVECLLPMEIMARTDAGRHTIYELNNLLFSAKDAFVEPRSTRSILDFMRKIIDQEEKLSLEQCDGINNCLLLVRNILHIPEQWPMGSPTNTPCSKQNLILWNLFAQGIDKVLIHLMTCTQRGMWSITMVQLIALTYKDQHVGTLQKLLNLWFEASLSESSEDNESNTSPPDQGSGDSSPMLTSDPTSDSSDNSSASTNKSNNMEVGCNNKQHCQRMHTDHIKNPNKMAAELARKAQPAGPAGSGAARGKGGGSKTQHKKDRQHGGESEAQKQTAANQNSEQSSGSPSIASSSSSSGIGSRPSTSTSVAISQPSPGSSNSSGRPPSPVPSTSSSGASSASLQPATPNNNQTKPGVPGVATNPHVKRSCISSSEMSDCGYGTQVENQESVSTSSNEDDLPQNRGMKPVHQKPHNPNKIRQQKPPTSLSNSDKKEWRRKKLVKRSRTNILNVKALMQHTPTDEDISHLLKEFTVDFLLKGYGPLVQELHLQLLSELGMPVDTSHFFWLVTYFLKFASQLELELENIGPVLSSRVVSYLTFEGVNLSEQLQLALMQQEMDLKPCLRRLHLVVTAIREFIQAVETYRKSNHLSPEDKEFLSQLQTEISTMGDLRNLFVLLLRQYNPSMQSKQYLQDLIATNHILLLFLENCCSKGSSFNMTEHIRQFSTPEMMLQYGRLLESFHENGKFVNDCVFTMMHHISGDMNQVGALFQPGILKTFSLIWEQDFEVCDDWSDLIEYVIHKFVNTPRRGHPMLPLSSVGPELKVEEVPPDLPQPPTLEQNLSRWTKEECDILYWYYVQSAQSDDPVDNIRNMFVENGSSSKTRVAIIEQLYTQDIIPHAQYLDLLKQEAVVRLKGLQGQVNESMDVVEISGSSTPSVVQVSSCNLESQEKQQQSSDNIVSLIALLTAESHASQIVWLQSVLLEMCYVKLHYKTLHSTLHSFTMEPVPYHYSLMRQSVPLVPWNLEQSTVLAYPPFVLLLHKLGFHLPGDVGKVFPRIPHFWTAEVLYATALKLGAINTCALKFDPQELNSSTCSASQLMSINEAEETSLPGPSMSTGIHTLPATSAVPFAPMPEGNANWMQLVTKAKRASREQSPSQDLDSSLSKMSISDDDTNTSASDENRNRKSPTDSENQSNI from the exons ATGGAGTGGTTGCTCGGTGGGCCCCAACTTCAAAACACCGGTTCCCAACTGGGAATGCAAGTCGGGAACACATACCGCGTTCAGGACACTTGTCTTG AGACGCTGGTGGAATTGTTGGCAAAACTTTCGGCTGAGGATCGCACGTTGCGGACCTTTCGGCGGGCCTTAGGATTCTCACAGATAATTCAGAAGGACTTGGTGCCGCTACTTATACACGAGAAAAACGATGTCAGGATCATTGACGCCTGCATCCGTCTGCTGGTCAACTTGACCATTCCGGTCGAGTGTCTGCTGCCGATGGAGATAATGGCTCGCACAGACGCCGGTCGACACACCATCTACGAGCTCAACAACTTGCTCTTCTCAGCCAAGGACGCTTTTGTCGAACCCAGGTCCACAAGGAGCATCCTCGACTTCATGCGCAAAATCATAGACCAg GAGGAAAAGCTAAGCCTGGAGCAGTGCGACGGCATCAACAACTGCCTGCTGCTGGTACGTAACATTCTGCACATCCCTGAGCAGTGGCCCATGGGCTCCCCTACAAACACACCATGCAGCAAACAGAACCTCATTCTGTGGAACCTGTTCGCCCAGGGCATCGACAAGGTCCTCATTCACCTGATGACCTGCACACAGAGG GGAATGTGGAGCATCACGATGGTCCAGTTGATTGCTCTCACTTACAAAGACCAACATGTAGGCACGCTGCAAAAACTCTTGAATCTCTGGTTCGAGGCATCACTAAGTGAAAGCTCGGAAGACAACGAGAGCAACACTTCTCCTCCA GATCAAGGATCAGGTGACTCTTCCCCGATGCTGACCTCAGATCCAACGTCAGATTCGTCTGACAACAGCTCTGCCAGCACCAACAAGAGCAACAATATGGAAGTCGGTTGCAACAACAAGCAG CATTGCCAGAGGATGCACACCGACCACATCAAAAATCCAAACAAAA TGGCCGCAGAACTAGCACGCAAGGCTCAACCCGCAGGCCCTGCAGGTTCAGGCGCAGCCAGAGGCAAGGGAGGTGGTAGCAAAACTCAGCACAAAAAGGATCGTCAGCACGGAGGAGAATCTGAGGCCCAAAAGCAAACGGCAGCGAACCAAAATTCAGAG CAGTCGAGTGGCAGCCCCAGCATTGCCAGctcgagcagcagcagtggcatCGGCAGCAGACCATCCACATCCACCTCGGTCGCAATTTCGCAGCCCTCTCCTGGTTCCAGCAATTCGAGCGGGAGGCCTCCGTCGCCAGTGCCGTCCACTTCATCGTCTGGTGCGTCTTCCGCCTCTTTGCAGCCAGCCACGCCGAACAACAACCAGACCAAGCCAGGAGTCCCAG gaGTAGCCACGAACCCGCACGTGAAGCGGAGTTGCATCTCCTCGTCTGAAATGTCTGACTGCGGATACGGCACCCAAGTCGAAAACCAAGAGTCCGTTTCTACCTCCAGCAACGAAGACGATCTGCCGCAAAA CAGGGGAATGAAACCGGTGCACCAGAAGCCGCATAATCCAAACAAAATCAGGCAACAAAAGCCGCCAACGTCGCTATCGAACAGCGATAAGAAAGAGTGGCGGCGCAAGAAGCTGGTCAAGCGGTCGCGGACAAATAT ACTGAACGTCAAAGCTCTGATGCAGCACACGCCGACTGACGAGGACATCTCGCACCTACTAAAGGAGTTCACGGTCGACTTCCTGCTCAAGGGCTACGGCCCCTTGGTGCAGGAACTCCACCTCCAGTTGCTCTCCGAGCTGGGCATGCCAGTGGACACATCGCATTTTTTCTGGCTCGTTACGTACTTCCTAAAATTCGCTTCGCAGCTTGAACTCGAGCTTGAGAACATAGG GCCTGTTCTCTCGTCTCGGGTAGTTTCGTACCTTACCTTCGAAGGCGTTAATTTAAGTGAGCAGCTGCAGTTAGCCCTGATGCAACAAGAAATGGATCTCAAACCCTGCCTGCGGAGGCTGCATTTG GTTGTCACCGCGATCCGGGAGTTCATTCAGGCAGTGGAAACCTATCGGAAGTCAAATCACTTGAGTCCAGAAGACAAAGAGTTTCTTTCACAGCTGCAAA CTGAGATCAGTACAATGGGAGATTTGCGCAATTTGTTTGTGCTCCTGCTGAGACAATACAATCCAAGCATGCAGAGCAAACAGTACCTTCAGGACCTGATTGCCACCAATCACATCCTGCTCCTCTTCTTAGAAAACTGCTGCTCGAAAGGCTCGAGCTTTAACATGACCGAGCATATCAGACA attttcCACACCTGAAATGATGCTTCAGTATGGGAGACTACTGGAAAGTTTCCATGAGAACGGCAAATTTGTGAATGACTGCGTATTTACGATGATGCATCACATCTCTGGAGACATGAATCAAGTCGGCGCTCTCTTTCAACCGGGAATACTGAAAACCTTCTCACTCATCTGGGAGCAGGACTTTGAAGTTTGCGAT GACTGGTCAGACTTGATCGAGTATGTGATCCACAAGTTTGTGAACACTCCGCGCAGGGGTCACCCCATGTTGCCACTCAGCAGCGTCGGTCCAGAGCTAAAAGTCGAGGAAGTCCCTCCTGATCTACCTCAACCGCCAACGCTGGAACAAAATTTGAGCAG ATGGACTAAGGAGGAATGTGATATTCTGTACTGGTACTACGTGCAAAGCGCTCAGAGTGACGACCCAGTTGATAACATTCGCAACATGTTTGTTGAGAATGGTTCTTCAAGCAAAACCCGGGTCGCG ATAATTGAGCAGCTTTACACGCAAGATATCATACCGCATGCCCAGTACCTCGACCTCCTGAAGCAGGAAGCAGTCGTAAGACTTAAA GGACTGCAAGGTCAGGTGAATGAGAGCATGGACGTGGTGGAAATCTCCGGGTCCAGTACGCCCTCCGTCGTGCAGGTCAGCTCCTGCAACCTAGAATCACAGGAAAAGCAGCAACAGAGCTCAGACAACATTGTCAGCCTCATCg cTCTGCTCACCGCAGAGAGTCACGCATCGCAGATCGTGTGGCTGCAGTCGGTTTTGCTGGAAATGTGTTACGTGAAGCTGCACTACAAGACCCTGCACTCGACGCTGCACAGCTTCACCATGGAGCCCGTTCCCTACCACTACTCgc TAATGCGCCAGAGTGTGCCGCTGGTGCCGTGGAATCTGGAACAGAGCACCGTGCTGGCGTATCCACCCTTTGTGCTTTTGCTGCACAAGCTGGGCTTCCACCTACCCGGCGACGTTGGCAAGGTGTTTCCAAGGATACCACACTTCTGGACGGCCGAAGTGCTCTACGCCACGGCCCTCAAACTCGGAGCCATCAACACTT GTGCGTTGAAGTTCGACCCGCAGGAGTTGAACTCAAGCACATGCAGTGCTTCGCAGCTGATGTCGATCAACGAAGCCGAGGAGACCAGTTTGCCAGGACCATCGATGAGCACTGGCATTCACACTTTGCCAGCAACCTCAGCAGTTCCGTTCGCACCAAT GCCCGAGGGAAACGCTAATTGGATGCAACTTGTTACGAAGGCAAAGAGGGCGAGTAG GGAGCAATCGCCGTCGCAGGACCTGGACTCGAGCCTCAGCAAAATGTCCATCTCAGACGACGACACCAACACGTCTGCCAGCGACGAGAACCGTAACAGAAAGTCACCAACAGATTCGGAAAATCAGTCTAACATTTAA
- the tim gene encoding protein timeless isoform X1, which translates to MALIARAPATECHYWAADVIHASEDTATMEWLLGGPQLQNTGSQLGMQVGNTYRVQDTCLETLVELLAKLSAEDRTLRTFRRALGFSQIIQKDLVPLLIHEKNDVRIIDACIRLLVNLTIPVECLLPMEIMARTDAGRHTIYELNNLLFSAKDAFVEPRSTRSILDFMRKIIDQEEKLSLEQCDGINNCLLLVRNILHIPEQWPMGSPTNTPCSKQNLILWNLFAQGIDKVLIHLMTCTQRGMWSITMVQLIALTYKDQHVGTLQKLLNLWFEASLSESSEDNESNTSPPDQGSGDSSPMLTSDPTSDSSDNSSASTNKSNNMEVGCNNKQHCQRMHTDHIKNPNKMAAELARKAQPAGPAGSGAARGKGGGSKTQHKKDRQHGGESEAQKQTAANQNSEQSSGSPSIASSSSSSGIGSRPSTSTSVAISQPSPGSSNSSGRPPSPVPSTSSSGASSASLQPATPNNNQTKPGVPGVATNPHVKRSCISSSEMSDCGYGTQVENQESVSTSSNEDDLPQNRGMKPVHQKPHNPNKIRQQKPPTSLSNSDKKEWRRKKLVKRSRTNILNVKALMQHTPTDEDISHLLKEFTVDFLLKGYGPLVQELHLQLLSELGMPVDTSHFFWLVTYFLKFASQLELELENIGPVLSSRVVSYLTFEGVNLSEQLQLALMQQEMDLKPCLRRLHLVVTAIREFIQAVETYRKSNHLSPEDKEFLSQLQTEISTMGDLRNLFVLLLRQYNPSMQSKQYLQDLIATNHILLLFLENCCSKGSSFNMTEHIRQFSTPEMMLQYGRLLESFHENGKFVNDCVFTMMHHISGDMNQVGALFQPGILKTFSLIWEQDFEVCDDWSDLIEYVIHKFVNTPRRGHPMLPLSSVGPELKVEEVPPDLPQPPTLEQNLSRWTKEECDILYWYYVQSAQSDDPVDNIRNMFVENGSSSKTRVAIIEQLYTQDIIPHAQYLDLLKQEAVVRLKGLQGQVNESMDVVEISGSSTPSVVQVSSCNLESQEKQQQSSDNIVSLIALLTAESHASQIVWLQSVLLEMCYVKLHYKTLHSTLHSFTMEPVPYHYSLMRQSVPLVPWNLEQSTVLAYPPFVLLLHKLGFHLPGDVGKVFPRIPHFWTAEVLYATALKLGAINTCALKFDPQELNSSTCSASQLMSINEAEETSLPGPSMSTGIHTLPATSAVPFAPMPEGNANWMQLVTKAKRASREQSPSQDLDSSLSKMSISDDDTNTSASDENRNRKSPTDSENQSNI; encoded by the exons ATGGCCCTCATCGCTCGTGCACCCGCCACCGAATGTCATTACTGGGCCGCAGACGTGATTCATGCATCCGAAG ACACAGCAACCATGGAGTGGTTGCTCGGTGGGCCCCAACTTCAAAACACCGGTTCCCAACTGGGAATGCAAGTCGGGAACACATACCGCGTTCAGGACACTTGTCTTG AGACGCTGGTGGAATTGTTGGCAAAACTTTCGGCTGAGGATCGCACGTTGCGGACCTTTCGGCGGGCCTTAGGATTCTCACAGATAATTCAGAAGGACTTGGTGCCGCTACTTATACACGAGAAAAACGATGTCAGGATCATTGACGCCTGCATCCGTCTGCTGGTCAACTTGACCATTCCGGTCGAGTGTCTGCTGCCGATGGAGATAATGGCTCGCACAGACGCCGGTCGACACACCATCTACGAGCTCAACAACTTGCTCTTCTCAGCCAAGGACGCTTTTGTCGAACCCAGGTCCACAAGGAGCATCCTCGACTTCATGCGCAAAATCATAGACCAg GAGGAAAAGCTAAGCCTGGAGCAGTGCGACGGCATCAACAACTGCCTGCTGCTGGTACGTAACATTCTGCACATCCCTGAGCAGTGGCCCATGGGCTCCCCTACAAACACACCATGCAGCAAACAGAACCTCATTCTGTGGAACCTGTTCGCCCAGGGCATCGACAAGGTCCTCATTCACCTGATGACCTGCACACAGAGG GGAATGTGGAGCATCACGATGGTCCAGTTGATTGCTCTCACTTACAAAGACCAACATGTAGGCACGCTGCAAAAACTCTTGAATCTCTGGTTCGAGGCATCACTAAGTGAAAGCTCGGAAGACAACGAGAGCAACACTTCTCCTCCA GATCAAGGATCAGGTGACTCTTCCCCGATGCTGACCTCAGATCCAACGTCAGATTCGTCTGACAACAGCTCTGCCAGCACCAACAAGAGCAACAATATGGAAGTCGGTTGCAACAACAAGCAG CATTGCCAGAGGATGCACACCGACCACATCAAAAATCCAAACAAAA TGGCCGCAGAACTAGCACGCAAGGCTCAACCCGCAGGCCCTGCAGGTTCAGGCGCAGCCAGAGGCAAGGGAGGTGGTAGCAAAACTCAGCACAAAAAGGATCGTCAGCACGGAGGAGAATCTGAGGCCCAAAAGCAAACGGCAGCGAACCAAAATTCAGAG CAGTCGAGTGGCAGCCCCAGCATTGCCAGctcgagcagcagcagtggcatCGGCAGCAGACCATCCACATCCACCTCGGTCGCAATTTCGCAGCCCTCTCCTGGTTCCAGCAATTCGAGCGGGAGGCCTCCGTCGCCAGTGCCGTCCACTTCATCGTCTGGTGCGTCTTCCGCCTCTTTGCAGCCAGCCACGCCGAACAACAACCAGACCAAGCCAGGAGTCCCAG gaGTAGCCACGAACCCGCACGTGAAGCGGAGTTGCATCTCCTCGTCTGAAATGTCTGACTGCGGATACGGCACCCAAGTCGAAAACCAAGAGTCCGTTTCTACCTCCAGCAACGAAGACGATCTGCCGCAAAA CAGGGGAATGAAACCGGTGCACCAGAAGCCGCATAATCCAAACAAAATCAGGCAACAAAAGCCGCCAACGTCGCTATCGAACAGCGATAAGAAAGAGTGGCGGCGCAAGAAGCTGGTCAAGCGGTCGCGGACAAATAT ACTGAACGTCAAAGCTCTGATGCAGCACACGCCGACTGACGAGGACATCTCGCACCTACTAAAGGAGTTCACGGTCGACTTCCTGCTCAAGGGCTACGGCCCCTTGGTGCAGGAACTCCACCTCCAGTTGCTCTCCGAGCTGGGCATGCCAGTGGACACATCGCATTTTTTCTGGCTCGTTACGTACTTCCTAAAATTCGCTTCGCAGCTTGAACTCGAGCTTGAGAACATAGG GCCTGTTCTCTCGTCTCGGGTAGTTTCGTACCTTACCTTCGAAGGCGTTAATTTAAGTGAGCAGCTGCAGTTAGCCCTGATGCAACAAGAAATGGATCTCAAACCCTGCCTGCGGAGGCTGCATTTG GTTGTCACCGCGATCCGGGAGTTCATTCAGGCAGTGGAAACCTATCGGAAGTCAAATCACTTGAGTCCAGAAGACAAAGAGTTTCTTTCACAGCTGCAAA CTGAGATCAGTACAATGGGAGATTTGCGCAATTTGTTTGTGCTCCTGCTGAGACAATACAATCCAAGCATGCAGAGCAAACAGTACCTTCAGGACCTGATTGCCACCAATCACATCCTGCTCCTCTTCTTAGAAAACTGCTGCTCGAAAGGCTCGAGCTTTAACATGACCGAGCATATCAGACA attttcCACACCTGAAATGATGCTTCAGTATGGGAGACTACTGGAAAGTTTCCATGAGAACGGCAAATTTGTGAATGACTGCGTATTTACGATGATGCATCACATCTCTGGAGACATGAATCAAGTCGGCGCTCTCTTTCAACCGGGAATACTGAAAACCTTCTCACTCATCTGGGAGCAGGACTTTGAAGTTTGCGAT GACTGGTCAGACTTGATCGAGTATGTGATCCACAAGTTTGTGAACACTCCGCGCAGGGGTCACCCCATGTTGCCACTCAGCAGCGTCGGTCCAGAGCTAAAAGTCGAGGAAGTCCCTCCTGATCTACCTCAACCGCCAACGCTGGAACAAAATTTGAGCAG ATGGACTAAGGAGGAATGTGATATTCTGTACTGGTACTACGTGCAAAGCGCTCAGAGTGACGACCCAGTTGATAACATTCGCAACATGTTTGTTGAGAATGGTTCTTCAAGCAAAACCCGGGTCGCG ATAATTGAGCAGCTTTACACGCAAGATATCATACCGCATGCCCAGTACCTCGACCTCCTGAAGCAGGAAGCAGTCGTAAGACTTAAA GGACTGCAAGGTCAGGTGAATGAGAGCATGGACGTGGTGGAAATCTCCGGGTCCAGTACGCCCTCCGTCGTGCAGGTCAGCTCCTGCAACCTAGAATCACAGGAAAAGCAGCAACAGAGCTCAGACAACATTGTCAGCCTCATCg cTCTGCTCACCGCAGAGAGTCACGCATCGCAGATCGTGTGGCTGCAGTCGGTTTTGCTGGAAATGTGTTACGTGAAGCTGCACTACAAGACCCTGCACTCGACGCTGCACAGCTTCACCATGGAGCCCGTTCCCTACCACTACTCgc TAATGCGCCAGAGTGTGCCGCTGGTGCCGTGGAATCTGGAACAGAGCACCGTGCTGGCGTATCCACCCTTTGTGCTTTTGCTGCACAAGCTGGGCTTCCACCTACCCGGCGACGTTGGCAAGGTGTTTCCAAGGATACCACACTTCTGGACGGCCGAAGTGCTCTACGCCACGGCCCTCAAACTCGGAGCCATCAACACTT GTGCGTTGAAGTTCGACCCGCAGGAGTTGAACTCAAGCACATGCAGTGCTTCGCAGCTGATGTCGATCAACGAAGCCGAGGAGACCAGTTTGCCAGGACCATCGATGAGCACTGGCATTCACACTTTGCCAGCAACCTCAGCAGTTCCGTTCGCACCAAT GCCCGAGGGAAACGCTAATTGGATGCAACTTGTTACGAAGGCAAAGAGGGCGAGTAG GGAGCAATCGCCGTCGCAGGACCTGGACTCGAGCCTCAGCAAAATGTCCATCTCAGACGACGACACCAACACGTCTGCCAGCGACGAGAACCGTAACAGAAAGTCACCAACAGATTCGGAAAATCAGTCTAACATTTAA